Proteins encoded in a region of the Pocillopora verrucosa isolate sample1 chromosome 11, ASM3666991v2, whole genome shotgun sequence genome:
- the LOC136284089 gene encoding sterile alpha motif domain-containing protein 3-like, with protein sequence MASFPKSVDEVKQWMIQNGFSSHASTFEENEIDGEAMQCLTENALVQLIPVVGPRMKFIKQLESLKKTSRPESIDVVEEGTPIANEEMEVQDRIPADTEVKARKRLEFDNKVSSPCPDDNIVLNAKMLWPRVLTLPTSFRLDVTRTLASKEKQNINKKFRREFIGSIYDHFARYTLYPTKHQLTSICELIVQKYPFLKDTSIGTGYDSWYASLYEKFRNERKSIKDDPEVILRKRKPKESSKECVKAKLRRGAINWEPPFPEGEDEVSLQRHKDFMKSEFEKRSPDWAKISKRMALTFPSRRRLMNDSMSIKEIKEHYPTLFKFEQVC encoded by the exons ATGGCAAGTTTCCCGAAGTCTGTGGACGAGGTTAAGCAGTGGATGATACAAAATGGGTTTTCGTCCCACGCTTCTACCTTTGAAG aGAACGAAATCGATGGCGAAGCAATGCAATGCTTAACGGAGAATGCGTTAGTGCAACTGATACCTGTGGTCGGCCCTAGAATGAAGTTTATCAAGCAACttgaatctttgaaaaaaacctCCAGGCCCGAGAGTATTGATGTAGTTGAAGAGGGTACCCCAATTGCCAATGAAGAAATGGAAGTACAAGACAGAATTCCAGCTGATACAGAAGTAAAAGCAAG AAAGAGGCTGGAATTTGATAACAAAGTTAGCAGTCCCTGCCCTGATGACAATATAGTGCTAAATGCAAAAATGCTTTGGCCAAGAGTGTTAACACTTCCAACCAGTTTCCGACTGGATGTTACTAGAACACTGGCAAGCAAGGAGAAGCAGAACATCAATAAGAAGTTTAGAAGAGAGTTCATAGGCTCAATATACGATCATTTTGCCCGCTACACTTT GTATCCCACCAAACATCAACTCACATCTATTTGTGAACTAATAGTCCAGAAATATCCCTTCCTGAAAGATACCTCAATTGGTACTGGATAT GATTCCTGGTACGCTAGTCTATACGAAAAGTTCCGTAATGAGAGAAAGTCTATTAAAGATGACCCGGAAGTAATCCTCAGGAAAAGAAAGCCCAAAGAGAGTTCCAAAGAGTGTGTGAAAGCTAAGCTTCGCAGAGGAGCCATAAACTGGGAGCCACCCTTTCCAGAGGGTGAGGATGAGGTGTCTCTACAACGACATAAAGATTTTATGAAgagtgaatttgaaaaaaggtctccaGATTGGGCAAAGATAAGCAAACGAATGGCACTGACTTTCCCCAGCAGACGGAGACTAATGAATGACAGTATGAGcatcaaggaaataaaagaacacTACCCTACTCTATTTAAGTTTGAACAGGTATGTTAA
- the LOC136277048 gene encoding beta-1,3-galactosyltransferase 5-like, translated as MIRIHGKRVLTVLAFVMAICVSFQLGLIWSTRYSFSDVVREQPDVENHAQPTQLREPKMNHTTTSTSQTHYKSFLITRRSCMQHYDLLIIISSAPGNFERRNNIRKTWAFERSAKPRWTSVFLVAQTWNETVSNVLLDEDEALKDLVQASYYDHYWNQTRKIQMGFEWAVTYCNFSFLLKLDDDVFVHVPRVLSFLSAPTTPKNKFYAGNHYTNPVPLRKGKWKVTYEEYSGTRYPDFCPGFGYILSHDAVRAFVDTFSSLPFFRLDDVYVGMLASKNEINITNNVGFELWHPPQYVCVPTKNTLVRHDVGEECQMKMFNLAIFPQ; from the coding sequence ATGATCAGAATTCATGGAAAAAGAGTTTTGACCGTTTTAGCTTTTGTGATGGCAATTTGTGTATCTTTCCAGCTAGGTCTTATATGGAGTACCCGTTACTCCTTTTCTGACGTTGTTCGTGAACAACCAGATGTCGAAAACCACGCGCAGCCCACACAATTACGAGAACCGAAAATGAATCACACGACAACCTCTACTTCACAAACTCATTACAAATCATTTCTTATAACCAGGAGATCTTGTATGCAACATTACGATCTTCTTATCATTATCTCTTCCGCTCCAGGTAATTTCGAAAGAAGGAATAACATTCGTAAAACATGGGCATTTGAAAGATCCGCAAAACCAAGATGGACGTCAGTTTTTCTGGTCGCCCAGACATGGAATGAAACAGTTTCGAACGTGTTGCTTGACGAAGATGAAGCTCTTAAGGACCTCGTGCAAGCTAGCTATTATGACCACTACTGGAATCAAACCCGAAAGATACAAATGGGCTTCGAATGGGCAGTAACGTATTGCAatttctcgtttcttttgaaattggATGACGATGTGTTCGTGCACGTTCCAAGAGTTCTCTCCTTCTTAAGCGCACCCACCACGCCGAAAAATAAGTTTTACGCAGGCAATCACTACACAAATCCTGTTCCTTTGAGGAAAGGCAAATGGAAGGTAACTTATGAGGAATATAGCGGGACAAGATATCCAGACTTTTGCCCCGGTTTTGGATACATTTTATCTCACGATGCTGTACGTGCATTTGTTGACACTTTCTCTTCCTTGCCGTTCTTCAGACTGGACGATGTTTACGTTGGCATGCTGGCTAGTAAGAacgaaataaatattacaaacaaTGTGGGTTTTGAACTATGGCATCCACCCCAATATGTATGTGTTCCAACAAAGAATACTTTAGTCAGGCATGATGTAGGGGAAGAGTgccaaatgaaaatgtttaacttAGCCATTTTCCCTCAGTAG